From a single Apium graveolens cultivar Ventura chromosome 2, ASM990537v1, whole genome shotgun sequence genomic region:
- the LOC141707004 gene encoding small RNA degrading nuclease 5-like isoform X1, which translates to MFYVPGLDAGLYLSQSKVLHSFKEYCGVPRAVSALSCVADGIQTIDVHLTYKVKRKRDIAEPISKPVQNQSSDQGTCDSVFDLSFGDLSKDLQFPLSYYTLTETELEQNGYFRSQPDFVSTLPCPSGAPTHEILALDCEMSSITAVYVTVYSVYILINRVAVKDMVKIYCFLFLLFAWFWWKVLKKNLFY; encoded by the exons ATGTTTTATGTACCTGGCCTTGACGCAGGTCTTTACTTGTCACAGTCTAAGGTACTCCACAGTTTCAAAGAGTACTGTGGCGTTCCAAGAGCAGTGTCAGCTCTAAG CTGTGTAGCAGATGGAATACAGACTATAGATGTTCATCTTACGTACAAGGTGAAAAGAAAAAGGGATATTGCTGAGCCTATAAGCAAACCTGTTCAGAATCAGAGTTCTGATCAAG GAACCTGTGATTCTGTTTTTGATCTATCCTTTGGTGATCTCTCGAAAGATTTACAATTTCCTCTGTCATATTACACACTCACAGAGACGGAACTAGAACAAAATGGTTACTTCCGTAGTCAACCAG ATTTTGTTTCAACTCTTCCGTGTCCTTCAGGAGCTCCTACCCACGAAATATTGGCGCTTGATTGTGAAATG AGCAGTATTACAGCAGTATATGTGACTGTATATTCGGTATATATATTGATTAATAGGGTTGCAGTGAAGGATATGGTAAAAATATATTGCTTTTTATTTCTTCTTTTTGCTTGGTTTTGGTGGAAAGTTCTTAAAAAAAACTTGTTCTATTGA
- the LOC141707004 gene encoding small RNA degrading nuclease 5-like isoform X5: MFYVPGLDAGLYLSQSKVLHSFKEYCGVPRAVSALSCVADGIQTIDVHLTYKVKRKRDIAEPISKPVQNQSSDQGTCDSVFDLSFGDLSKDLQFPLSYYTLTETELEQNGYFRSQPDFVSTLPCPSGAPTHEILALDCEMSSITAVYVTVYSVYILINRVAVKDMEIW; encoded by the exons ATGTTTTATGTACCTGGCCTTGACGCAGGTCTTTACTTGTCACAGTCTAAGGTACTCCACAGTTTCAAAGAGTACTGTGGCGTTCCAAGAGCAGTGTCAGCTCTAAG CTGTGTAGCAGATGGAATACAGACTATAGATGTTCATCTTACGTACAAGGTGAAAAGAAAAAGGGATATTGCTGAGCCTATAAGCAAACCTGTTCAGAATCAGAGTTCTGATCAAG GAACCTGTGATTCTGTTTTTGATCTATCCTTTGGTGATCTCTCGAAAGATTTACAATTTCCTCTGTCATATTACACACTCACAGAGACGGAACTAGAACAAAATGGTTACTTCCGTAGTCAACCAG ATTTTGTTTCAACTCTTCCGTGTCCTTCAGGAGCTCCTACCCACGAAATATTGGCGCTTGATTGTGAAATG AGCAGTATTACAGCAGTATATGTGACTGTATATTCGGTATATATATTGATTAATAGGGTTGCAGTGAAGGATATG GAAATCTGGTGA
- the LOC141707004 gene encoding small RNA degrading nuclease 5-like isoform X6, producing the protein MFYVPGLDAGLYLSQSKVLHSFKEYCGVPRAVSALSCVADGIQTIDVHLTYKVKRKRDIAEPISKPVQNQSSDQGTCDSVFDLSFGDLSKDLQFPLSYYTLTETELEQNGYFRSQPDFVSTLPCPSGAPTHEILALDCEMYYSSICDCIFGIYID; encoded by the exons ATGTTTTATGTACCTGGCCTTGACGCAGGTCTTTACTTGTCACAGTCTAAGGTACTCCACAGTTTCAAAGAGTACTGTGGCGTTCCAAGAGCAGTGTCAGCTCTAAG CTGTGTAGCAGATGGAATACAGACTATAGATGTTCATCTTACGTACAAGGTGAAAAGAAAAAGGGATATTGCTGAGCCTATAAGCAAACCTGTTCAGAATCAGAGTTCTGATCAAG GAACCTGTGATTCTGTTTTTGATCTATCCTTTGGTGATCTCTCGAAAGATTTACAATTTCCTCTGTCATATTACACACTCACAGAGACGGAACTAGAACAAAATGGTTACTTCCGTAGTCAACCAG ATTTTGTTTCAACTCTTCCGTGTCCTTCAGGAGCTCCTACCCACGAAATATTGGCGCTTGATTGTGAAATG TATTACAGCAGTATATGTGACTGTATATTCGGTATATATATTGATTAA
- the LOC141707004 gene encoding small RNA degrading nuclease 5-like isoform X8 — protein MFYVPGLDAGLYLSQSKVLHSFKEYCGVPRAVSALSCVADGIQTIDVHLTYKVKRKRDIAEPISKPVQNQSSDQGTCDSVFDLSFGDLSKDLQFPLSYYTLTETELEQNGYFRSQPDFVSTLPCPSGAPTHEILALDCEMEIW, from the exons ATGTTTTATGTACCTGGCCTTGACGCAGGTCTTTACTTGTCACAGTCTAAGGTACTCCACAGTTTCAAAGAGTACTGTGGCGTTCCAAGAGCAGTGTCAGCTCTAAG CTGTGTAGCAGATGGAATACAGACTATAGATGTTCATCTTACGTACAAGGTGAAAAGAAAAAGGGATATTGCTGAGCCTATAAGCAAACCTGTTCAGAATCAGAGTTCTGATCAAG GAACCTGTGATTCTGTTTTTGATCTATCCTTTGGTGATCTCTCGAAAGATTTACAATTTCCTCTGTCATATTACACACTCACAGAGACGGAACTAGAACAAAATGGTTACTTCCGTAGTCAACCAG ATTTTGTTTCAACTCTTCCGTGTCCTTCAGGAGCTCCTACCCACGAAATATTGGCGCTTGATTGTGAAATG GAAATCTGGTGA
- the LOC141707004 gene encoding small RNA degrading nuclease 5-like isoform X9 produces the protein MFYVPGLDAGLYLSQSKVLHSFKEYCGVPRAVSALSCVADGIQTIDVHLTYKVKRKRDIAEPISKPVQNQSSDQGTCDSVFDLSFGDLSKDLQFPLSYYTLTETELEQNGYFRSQPGAPTHEILALDCEMEIW, from the exons ATGTTTTATGTACCTGGCCTTGACGCAGGTCTTTACTTGTCACAGTCTAAGGTACTCCACAGTTTCAAAGAGTACTGTGGCGTTCCAAGAGCAGTGTCAGCTCTAAG CTGTGTAGCAGATGGAATACAGACTATAGATGTTCATCTTACGTACAAGGTGAAAAGAAAAAGGGATATTGCTGAGCCTATAAGCAAACCTGTTCAGAATCAGAGTTCTGATCAAG GAACCTGTGATTCTGTTTTTGATCTATCCTTTGGTGATCTCTCGAAAGATTTACAATTTCCTCTGTCATATTACACACTCACAGAGACGGAACTAGAACAAAATGGTTACTTCCGTAGTCAACCAG GAGCTCCTACCCACGAAATATTGGCGCTTGATTGTGAAATG GAAATCTGGTGA
- the LOC141707004 gene encoding small RNA degrading nuclease 5-like isoform X3 — protein MFYVPGLDAGLYLSQSKVLHSFKEYCGVPRAVSALSCVADGIQTIDVHLTYKVKRKRDIAEPISKPVQNQSSDQGTCDSVFDLSFGDLSKDLQFPLSYYTLTETELEQNGYFRSQPGAPTHEILALDCEMSSITAVYVTVYSVYILINRVAVKDMVKIYCFLFLLFAWFWWKVLKKNLFY, from the exons ATGTTTTATGTACCTGGCCTTGACGCAGGTCTTTACTTGTCACAGTCTAAGGTACTCCACAGTTTCAAAGAGTACTGTGGCGTTCCAAGAGCAGTGTCAGCTCTAAG CTGTGTAGCAGATGGAATACAGACTATAGATGTTCATCTTACGTACAAGGTGAAAAGAAAAAGGGATATTGCTGAGCCTATAAGCAAACCTGTTCAGAATCAGAGTTCTGATCAAG GAACCTGTGATTCTGTTTTTGATCTATCCTTTGGTGATCTCTCGAAAGATTTACAATTTCCTCTGTCATATTACACACTCACAGAGACGGAACTAGAACAAAATGGTTACTTCCGTAGTCAACCAG GAGCTCCTACCCACGAAATATTGGCGCTTGATTGTGAAATG AGCAGTATTACAGCAGTATATGTGACTGTATATTCGGTATATATATTGATTAATAGGGTTGCAGTGAAGGATATGGTAAAAATATATTGCTTTTTATTTCTTCTTTTTGCTTGGTTTTGGTGGAAAGTTCTTAAAAAAAACTTGTTCTATTGA
- the LOC141707004 gene encoding small RNA degrading nuclease 5-like isoform X4, with translation MFYVPGLDAGLYLSQSKVLHSFKEYCGVPRAVSALSCVADGIQTIDVHLTYKVKRKRDIAEPISKPVQNQSSDQGTCDSVFDLSFGDLSKDLQFPLSYYTLTETELEQNGYFRSQPGAPTHEILALDCEMVRQGSDVQCCSMFLAWKCYIIIICILYFFSNIEVMYYIRSSNQFTV, from the exons ATGTTTTATGTACCTGGCCTTGACGCAGGTCTTTACTTGTCACAGTCTAAGGTACTCCACAGTTTCAAAGAGTACTGTGGCGTTCCAAGAGCAGTGTCAGCTCTAAG CTGTGTAGCAGATGGAATACAGACTATAGATGTTCATCTTACGTACAAGGTGAAAAGAAAAAGGGATATTGCTGAGCCTATAAGCAAACCTGTTCAGAATCAGAGTTCTGATCAAG GAACCTGTGATTCTGTTTTTGATCTATCCTTTGGTGATCTCTCGAAAGATTTACAATTTCCTCTGTCATATTACACACTCACAGAGACGGAACTAGAACAAAATGGTTACTTCCGTAGTCAACCAG GAGCTCCTACCCACGAAATATTGGCGCTTGATTGTGAAATGGTAAGGCAGGGTTCAGATGTTCAGTGTTGTTCGATGTTTCTGGCCTGGAAGTGCTATATCATtattatatgtatattatatttcttttcaAATATTGAAGTTATGTACTATATTCGTTCTTCTAATCAATTTACTGTATAG
- the LOC141707004 gene encoding small RNA degrading nuclease 5-like isoform X2 → MFYVPGLDAGLYLSQSKVLHSFKEYCGVPRAVSALSCVADGIQTIDVHLTYKVKRKRDIAEPISKPVQNQSSDQGTCDSVFDLSFGDLSKDLQFPLSYYTLTETELEQNGYFRSQPDFVSTLPCPSGAPTHEILALDCEMVRQGSDVQCCSMFLAWKCYIIIICILYFFSNIEVMYYIRSSNQFTV, encoded by the exons ATGTTTTATGTACCTGGCCTTGACGCAGGTCTTTACTTGTCACAGTCTAAGGTACTCCACAGTTTCAAAGAGTACTGTGGCGTTCCAAGAGCAGTGTCAGCTCTAAG CTGTGTAGCAGATGGAATACAGACTATAGATGTTCATCTTACGTACAAGGTGAAAAGAAAAAGGGATATTGCTGAGCCTATAAGCAAACCTGTTCAGAATCAGAGTTCTGATCAAG GAACCTGTGATTCTGTTTTTGATCTATCCTTTGGTGATCTCTCGAAAGATTTACAATTTCCTCTGTCATATTACACACTCACAGAGACGGAACTAGAACAAAATGGTTACTTCCGTAGTCAACCAG ATTTTGTTTCAACTCTTCCGTGTCCTTCAGGAGCTCCTACCCACGAAATATTGGCGCTTGATTGTGAAATGGTAAGGCAGGGTTCAGATGTTCAGTGTTGTTCGATGTTTCTGGCCTGGAAGTGCTATATCATtattatatgtatattatatttcttttcaAATATTGAAGTTATGTACTATATTCGTTCTTCTAATCAATTTACTGTATAG
- the LOC141707004 gene encoding small RNA degrading nuclease 5-like isoform X7, whose amino-acid sequence MFYVPGLDAGLYLSQSKVLHSFKEYCGVPRAVSALSCVADGIQTIDVHLTYKVKRKRDIAEPISKPVQNQSSDQGTCDSVFDLSFGDLSKDLQFPLSYYTLTETELEQNGYFRSQPGAPTHEILALDCEMYYSSICDCIFGIYID is encoded by the exons ATGTTTTATGTACCTGGCCTTGACGCAGGTCTTTACTTGTCACAGTCTAAGGTACTCCACAGTTTCAAAGAGTACTGTGGCGTTCCAAGAGCAGTGTCAGCTCTAAG CTGTGTAGCAGATGGAATACAGACTATAGATGTTCATCTTACGTACAAGGTGAAAAGAAAAAGGGATATTGCTGAGCCTATAAGCAAACCTGTTCAGAATCAGAGTTCTGATCAAG GAACCTGTGATTCTGTTTTTGATCTATCCTTTGGTGATCTCTCGAAAGATTTACAATTTCCTCTGTCATATTACACACTCACAGAGACGGAACTAGAACAAAATGGTTACTTCCGTAGTCAACCAG GAGCTCCTACCCACGAAATATTGGCGCTTGATTGTGAAATG TATTACAGCAGTATATGTGACTGTATATTCGGTATATATATTGATTAA